AAGATTCAACTCCAATCCGAGTACCGAACAAGTTGCTTTGTATCTTAGTGACTCTTAAGGCATGTAGACATCAAGTAATCTTAATGAAATTTTACGCTCTgaattaatttagaattttataTTTGGAGGATATATATAATGTTAAGTGATTCAAAACCAGAAAAGAGAATCCCTTCCTTATTACGTGCAGCATATCACTATATGATGATGAAATAAAGATGCGAAATGATCATTCTTAACATGTCATATCAATGAGGTGTTTGGATCTTGGAGGACAACTCTAGCTCTACATGATTTTCGATTTTCATAttctttttgttatatattcttcgaattttcatactaatttccacattctttttttttctttttctttttttccctcccTTTTTCTCTGTCTACAAAAGTTTTTTGGTGGGGGTGAGCCGTAGATTCCATTACACACCACAAACTTTAAGAAACATGCTTAgctttatatatgtatatatttatcgTTTAAAATTAGAAGTGAGAAGAATCAAGGGAAAGGTAGCCTCCACTAGAATGTGCTAAGCTCATTACTATCTTTTATATACtctgataaaataaaatgaagaacTTCAGGAATTAACACTTGAAAAACACGGATTGATTGTGATAGCCGAAACTTCTAGATTTAGCCAAAGTTTTCATTTTACATTGGCAACGAGCATCAGACCTATATTCATCGTCATCCAAACTACTATAGAATAAAGGTGAAGCATACAGCTTGCGTTTTGGACATGGttagtttaatttatttattattatttttttttttaaaaaaaaaatactggaGGAAGGGGAATCAAACCTAAGACCTAGAATGAATGGTAAATgatcttaaccacttgagctacacACTCTTTGTTTAAACTCATTAACttaattaatgtaaattcgatGCATTTCTGCCGTACTTGGATATAATTTAATATCCATATATCTTAATTTGATGATTCGTCCTTTCTTTGAGagatttaaattttgaacccCATGATACcgtaatataatttaattcataaaatagaACAATATTTCAATGAAGTAGTAGTACTTACGGATTCTACTtagggcttttttttttttttttaaataaataatatttatttatttaaattttattcgACAATAGTGGCAGCATTTATACTCATAACGTATTTTATGTGCCATAAAGCAAGTTCCTAGAGCTAATGTGCTTTCTGGTAGGCATAATTTAAATGgtaatataatatacatatagagATAATCTAGCTGAAAGGAATATTAGAAAAGTTATTAGGAGGATAATCTAGTTTGGTAACTTCAAACAAAACTAGTCTTGTTTTAGAAATCAGATGCTAATTCCCATCAAAAAGAGCAAATAGACTGCAATGAGAATAAGATTAGTTAGACGCGCATAAAATCCTTGTAAGtaatagattttataattcAGACATCTcttttaaaggattttgaaaattccatttataataatatgtgagaaacCGTATACGACACACATTAAATGAATATGAACGAAAACTGTCCATAGTGGATGGGAGACCCTACTCAACCCAAGTTCAGAGGATGCTTAGGGTTCCATGCTTAATTCCAAATACAAACCACTCATTTTAATCTTTTGTTTAATTACAAACTCACATTATGTGGCTCAACTTAACACGATAACAAAATGAAATGTATATTGCAAAGAAATGTATTACAGTACTTCTTGAAgaaagttgaggttccactcCAAAACCAATTGACAATAGGGGGAGTAgctcaactccttataagcccttgcaatgttttctaactttccaatatgttaatttttatcttcacattctcacacttCTAGAGCTGTTGAACAGAGGAAGAAGGGAAGAGAGGTTTGCAAGCAATGTGCCACAATAATTTTGCGATAAACTCATACCATGAGGAAGGGAAAATATATTGCTagcattttcattgatttcaGTAACCTGATTACCTACAGTGATAGTTGTGCGTGAACACCGCAATTAATGTAACGTTAAACAAGCTTAACAAATGAATATATAACTAATCCTCTAACTAATTCTAATTAGTTTCGAACTAGGAAAAGTGAGTTGTGttcaatttctctctccctctccatgCATTAGGGCTTTCAAATTCTTTCTGTTTGTAACTATAATTAGATGATAGAGTAATGCACTCAATATATACGAGACAAGATATGAATATGAATTCAATGAGATAAAATCAGCATCGTAGGGGTTTACAACTTACACCAATTTAAGGAACAAGGGCCTTCTTCATCTCAACATTTTATgagaaacaaatttaaaaatacataggtctttttttttttccccagtTTTTTGAACCTATTCTCATAATTTCCTCTGATGAGCTGTGAATCTGTGATCAATACTTCATCATTAGATCTAGTTAATTAAGCGGCCAAAAGCGAAACCAGCCCCATGATCACCACCCCGGCACCAACGGCCATGATCTCACGAGTACGCGAAGCTGCAGAGGGCGCAGGTGCCGAAGGCGTGGGCGCTGTACTATCTGAAGGTGAGTCAGCAGATACTGGTGGCGAGGATTTGTCATTTCCTTTGCCCTTACCTTTGTGCTTTGACGGAGCTGGAGCCTCGTCTGACGAGCTTGGAGCTTCGTCATCAGAGTCGTCCTTCTTGGACTTCGAGGGGCTTGGGGCCTTGGCAGACTTGGGTGAGCTGGCAGGGCCCGAGGAGGACGACTCCATGTCAGGAACATTAATAATGGACCCCACCTGAAGCACTGAAATGTTGTAGGGCTGGGAAACAACCGACTTAACAAAGTTTACACTGTTGCCATTCCCGCCCTTGGCTGCAGACTCGAATGAAATTTGTCCGTTGTTCACCGAAACCTTGATGAAGCCTTGCTCCCGCCTTGCCTGACCTGTCGACTGGAACAAAGTTGTGAGAGTGGCGGACTTGTTTGATTTGAAGATCTTCTTGAGCTTGTCCTGATCGTAGTAGTCCAACACCACGTGGACGCTCAGGATATTCTTGGCCATACCGGAAGACTCCCCCGAGAGCCCTCCCACACCGCCATTGTCCACTGCGAGGATGGTGATGGTGCTGCGTCTGTTGATCTCGTCGGCGAGCTTAGTTTGGGAGAGGAGgttgttgaagttggagaAGTCGGATTGCTTCTCGAGGAGCTTGGTGATGTTGAAGGCAGAGACAGAGGAGGGTGACGAGAAGAATGCAAGGAACACggcaaggaagaagaagaagaggagggaaGAGGCTCTATGTTCCATCTTTGTTAGCTGCCACTTCTTgctttgctttctttcttgctttcttGTTTGCTGCTTTGAGTTGTCAAAGCTTGGTTTTTGTGTTGAGGGAGTTTGTGGGATTTAAATAGGGCACAAATTGTGAGCTATAATTAGACATGCATGCACAAAATAGGATGTTAGGGGTTCTAAAGGTTGGGAGTGATTTTCTCCTTCGTCCGAGTCACAATTGGGATTAGTTCTAGTCGACGCACTCCTTAAAAATTGCTAACCATGCGTTAGTTACTCTCTCTAGAAGCAAATTAACCCAAAGTTAGAAAACTAAAGTTTCTACTCAACACATTCTAATCACTTAATCTTTTGTTTCGTGGGTTGTTGTTCTAGTGGTAAAGAGTATTTACTCTACACTCATGATCATAATTTGAGTCGTATATCTTCTATATTGGCCTCTAAagttcattaattttatttcgCTCAAActtaagaaataaataaatgtaaagGGCCAACCATTTCTGATGTGATCTatgtgttatttttattttttttggtttctttcacTTTAAATAATGTATTAATGAAAGTTGCCATTGAAGATTTCATTAATACAGTAACGATAGATTGgatgatttttttggttttagttaACCATATTATTCATCAAGTATCATTCTAATTTTTGCGTTTTGTAAATATTTATCTGATTAAtgtaattaaatgagatgaaATTAGTTGTTTTTCCGATTACAATGGCTGTTCTGTTGGGTGGTTTGGTTACAGCCaagattttcctttttttgggcTTCTAGATGCAGTGAAAATTTAGGTAAATACACCCAGTTTAATAGataattaaagtaaattatattattctttaaaattactatataaaaaaatatttgatatAGAAAAACAAGATTAACCTCAAATTATTTACAATCAAATATGCAGGGAGATGGCCACACATAATTTCATCctttttaggaaaaaaaatatttaatattatttttgttgtgttttaaGGTTTGAGCAATgatatatttcaaaatttaagagCTAAGCGACCTGAgtaaggccatctccaatGGAGAGGGCCAATGTTAAATTTTGACAATATGGTCTGGATGGAGCCCCTAACGCATGTATAGGGCCATGCAAAATATCAATCCAGTCAATTATTTTGGGTGGAATAGCAGTCTACGTTTTGTCTGGACTGAAATTTGTTGGAGCCCACTCACACAACCCACTACCCCATGTGCAAAGTCATTTTTTTGACCTATTAgagttaaaattattttaaaataatttaataaggCTATGGattcaaaatttgagtttggagagttgggaaaaaaatatttgaatctGGACAATACatgaataattatattttaaagaatggaaatttgagtttagccCTTTTAGTATTGGAGATGGCTTAGTGTAATGGAGTATCATGGTCAAATCCTTGGTGTATATTTAGAAGCCCTTGTTACACATTTACAAATGAACTAGCCCATAAAAGCAGTTTCATGGACCGTCCATTCACCTTTTTGAAGAAGCCCAATGAGAGCCACTTGTAATCTTTCAATCTCAACAAGACAAACCCACTCTTTTTCATTACCAAGTTTGCTTTGTCAATTCTCATCTCccatttttcctctctctctctctctctctctctctctctctcattggCTATCTTTCCCACAACCTTGTCCCATACTCGAGGAATGTATAACATAATTTCTTGTAAGTCTTTTTTTGGATTGATGGAGTTGGGGGTTTCATATTTGGGACCTTTTTTAATATTGGGAAGAGAAATACCACTAAACTAAGAGCTAGTTGGTTCGTATAAATCATTCTTAATTTGACTATTTGATATTGAAATGTAACATACTTGTATACCTCATAGAGACTCATTCACGTAGAATGGCTTGTTGTCCGTAAATATTTGGACACTATCGAATTTAGTCGTCCAATTTCATCATTATtaagtttaccaaacatggtttatgttaatattataattataattagatagatcatatatatttaatagCTTGTGACAATGCACTTAAAGGGTAATCTCTAATGATTCCAAAACAATGGTTGTCAGAAGAATGTATATGTTTTTACATACATTTCCCTACAAAAACCATTAAGTTTGTATTGTACCCTTCAAGATTTGATCTTTTCTGTTCCTAATACATTCATATCTCCTCTTTTgaaaaaacccccaaaaaaaaaaaaaaaaacttaagcAACCAAAAGTGAGGCCAAGCCGATCATCACACCGGCACCAACGGCCATCTCAACGCGAGAAGCAGCAGATGGGGCAGGGGCAGGGGCAGGGGCAGTGCTTGATCCTGCCTCGTCAGGCACTGGTGGTGACGACGATGTCGTCTCATCGGACGATGTAGGTGCCTTGGACTTGGACGACTTGGGCGAGGCGCTTGGGGCCTCGTCATCGGACGATGAAGAAGGAGCCTTGGATGGGGAAGGAGATGACTTGGGAGAGCCAGCAGGGCTTGAGGCAGCAATGTCAGGGATGTCAATCAGCTCAGAGACTTGAAGAACAGAAATATTGAACGGCTGAGAAACAACGGATTTAACAAGCTTGGCGTTGAGCTTGCTGCCTTTGGCGGCGGACCCGAAAGCGAGCTCGCCTTCGTTGATAATGCCGGTGTTGATAAAGCCCTGCTGGTTCTGAGCTTGGCCGGAGGACTGGAACATGGTGGTGAGGGTGGTGACTTTGCTTGACTTGGCCAGCTTGGTCAGCTTCTGCTCATCATAATAGTCCAGGATCACGTGGGCGCTCAGGATCTTCTTGACCACGTCTTGGGATTTGCCAGCGAGGCTGGAGATGGCGCCGTTGCCGACGGCCAAGACGGTGATGGTGCTGCTGCTGTTAATCTGCTCGCCAAGTTTGGTCTCCTTGAGGTAGGTGTTGAAGTTGCTGAACTCCGACTGCTTCTCCAGCAGCTTTGTGATGTCGAAGGCCGAGGCCGAAGAGGAGAAGACAATGAAGAGGAGGGCAAGGCAGAGGATGGTAGAGGCTTTGTTCTCCatctttttattcttcttgCTTTGCCTTATTTATTCCTGCTTTGAAAGAAATGGTTGcttattgttttctttcaaaGCCTGATTTGTGCAGAGGGGGGTTTGGGGGATTTATACAGAGATTGATTGCTATAATTAGAGAAACAAAATTGGATGTTGGAGCCTGAAGGTTAGGAGTGAATTTCTCTCTGCCCTACACAAAAAAAGGCCAAGAGATTTGAccaggttttttttctttctcagaATAAGAACAGAAAAACACAACTGAAAAGCTGTTAGATTATAATAAACCAATGTATATTTGACACAAAAAGATAGTAATATAGGGTTATGGAAAATATTTGTTTAGATTATTGTATGGTACTAGAATACGCTCACGTGATATACAACTTCACATATTAGTGATGAGTTTGGGGTTTACAAACGGTTTTATATTTGTTAGAATTCAGTTTTAGGAAAACAGTGGACACTTGCAGGATGGCAGTTAATGACAATTAAGTTAAATGATGTAAAAATGGGGTGTTGAAGCTAATAATCACCTTGCATGCCAGAGTCGATATGTGAATCAAAACTCCAAAATTGCTGCTTCTAAACATGGTAATTTCATCAACAGCCTTGCCTATAAAAATTACTAACACCCTTCTCAATTTtcacaaccaaaaagaaaaaaaaaactatggcTTCTCTCAATGTCTCTTccctccttctcctccttgCTTCTCCAGTGCTTCTGGTCTTCATCAACTTGGTTACGGCAGCAGCCTTGGACGTCCCTAATAATCTCccacaaaatttgaaagattTGGGTGCCCTCGGGGACGAGGACACTAAATCCAAGATCATTGATCAGATCAACGGCCAAGCTGGGACATTGGCAAATGCACCAAAGAGTGATGCTACTGGTGCTCTAGCCAACATGCTCAATTCTGCTCCGGCGCCTCAAGGTAAAGACCAAATGACCAAAATCATGGATCAACTCAAAGGGCCAGCCCCACAGGCCGCAGATGCACTCAAGACTGGCGGGGAGGATACAATGCTATCCCAAATGTTCAAGTCTGCTCCGGGGCCTGGCGGCAGCGCTGTAGCTGGCACCGCTGTGGATGTCTTTACAAGTATATTGAAGCGTGGTCCACCAGCCACTGATGGCAGCCAACAAAAGCCAGAGGCCCCTCCTACGGTTTCGGGTTCACCAACTCAGGTGGCTTCTGGCGTCCTCCTTGGCGTTGTTGCCATCTTCTCATCTTTTGTGGCATTGTAAGGAAAGCATGTAGCATAAGACATAGAGAGCAAAATGGAGAAGGGGGAAGAATTGGAGGCGCCAGTCTTCATGTCCCCAAAAACTAGGGATGGCGGAAATCCCCCTTTCGGGTCCCCGATCCTAATGGGCGGGTACGGGGATCCCCAATTTAAAAATATCCGATCGGAGACGGGGTGGTGATGATATTGTTATTTCCATACCCGAACCCAGCCGCATAAGTgatgtatttgtttttaattaataaatatgttatataatataatataacaattaaaaaattaccCTAATCTTTGTAAGATGATGAAACTTTGgaatgtttattattattatatgattttactATAGGAATCTTTCCTTTAGGCTTCTTCAGACCTGAAAATTCCACCAAATACTTCCTTAGTATATGGTACAACACAATCCCAAATACACCAATAATATGGGTTGCTAACAAAGAATCCCCAATTGATTATCTGGGTGTTTTCATACTCGGCTATGATGGACATTCTGGTGTGTTAGATGGTAGTTATTTGGTCATTAAATGCATTATGCATGAGTATCTGCTTCTGCAATGAATGCCATAACAATTAAAAGTTATCCTAAGCTTTGTAGAATGGTGAAACTCTATTGAATTAAATTGagatgattttgaatagttatgtgaaattttataattcaatTAAATAGGTGGAATTTAAgtgttataatatgaatatttttttttttttataattgttttaaaaaCTTGGGATTCGGGCCGGGTTTGGGATACCAACCCCCGACGGGGACAAGGATGAGAATTCTCTGAAAATGCAAGTCAGGAAAAGGAGTGGATATGGGTAGCGGAGACAGGAATTGTATTGCTATACCCAATCCCTAACCagcccgttgccatccctacccAAAAACCCCCCAAAGTGAATGGCAGAGATCAAAAACATGTTTTAACAATAGAAACGCAGTACATgattttatcaaatttgtttttcattatTCCTCTAATGATATTATTTGTTATCAATTATTTTGGGAGGATGGAAAATTTCCTCCGGCTCAAAACAATTCTCTCTACttcccaaaaatttattttccttttttatttcttttacaAACGTAAAATGCATACATATAAGGGAAAAGTAGGAAAATAATCATTCAACTTCAATCTATTATCAAATATAAACAAAGATCATTAACGGAAATTGATATTATAAACCTATGAGCAGACAAAATCTCGGGCATACTTATGAAATGGTGGCAGTCATGAAGAAAACTTCTAACCACTCGAAGACGCAGAATAGATTTCCATTTCTGTCTGATATACAAGCATATAATAAACTCTAATTGGGATGTgatagaaaataataataataataaataaaaacctttGCATGGGTATAAAAAGCCTTAAGAATAATGCATAGTGGAGCGGAACTGGAAATCAAATCTGGAATCTGGAATATTATGCTGTTAAAGCAGTTCAACTGATTTCCTTCAAGCACTTACAAAAAGAGTAGGATCATCAGTAACCTACATTCACTTGTATGCGACGGCTAATCATTTAAGCCCTTCAAAAGTATCCAGATCAGTATCGGCCCAGCTTTACAGTCATCGTTAGAACACAACCATATGCAAATCAGTAGTAAAAAACTCTACTGTCAAAACAGCCAATGAACTTTGGGTACCCCCAAAAAGACGGTTAGTTCTAATAACAAAAACTCCGCTGCCATGCTATGCACCACCTCCTTCATTTGATCTTCTCAATTATATTGCCAATGACTTCCTCCATGTTCAGATCCTTCATTGGTTTAAACGGTCGCTTCATGCCCTGCAACAGACAACCCATAAATGACAACTCAGAAAAAGTAATTAATTCTTAATAGGCTGATAACACGTAGTGTAGATCATTTCTTCACCATAATAAACCGTCTCATGGATCAGAATCTTAAGATCACCCTCCCTTCATAAAACTAAATGATCCAACCCAGCATTCTTTTTTAAGATAAGAGAGAAGACCAGAGTTTATCTGACATGACCTTGGCCTGattcaccaaatataatcaaagCAAAGAGGTTCAACTGCAAGTATAATTTGTCTGACCAAGTAAAGGTGGGCCAAATATTCTTGTCAGCAGCTCAAATCTTTAGGGAACAGCTTGAGTATGGCTCATTTGGGCCAAAGCAAGCTCAGATGCAAAAGGAAATATTCAACCCAAGATAAAACTTGACTAATTTATGTCAGCCCAAGCTGGAGGACTATAATGCCCAACCGGGGTCTAGCCTACCCCCTTACAGCTTCTTTTAGCATTTCTTTTAAACAACAACTTACCTTTccagtgaaaaaaaaaaaagagtaagcTATTCGCTCGCCCATAGGATCATtcaaaatgtaaataaaaaacttgagGTCGTCACAAATGCAACttgtaaaaatataataatgcGGGTGTAAGAATTACCAAAAGACTGATGAATGTCTCACCACCTTCCTCCCGTATTTCAAAGCAGCCCCTTCTTGGCTATTtccagaaagaaaataaaagaaaaagtcagATAATTATTTATGCTGATGATGCCTTAATCCATTAATTATTGATTGAAAACTCACTGAAATACCAAACACTTTAGTCCTAGAGATTTATTTGCTATTTTCCTAGTGACAAAAGGTTTTGTACGATTCTAATCTGCGCCTTAATGCCTTGTACATTAGCTTCCAAATAGTTTGAATACTTATAACTTCTAAACTAAAACTTCTTTCCTATAGTTAAATAACAAGTCTACAAAGCAATTATGCATAAATACCAAATTCGGTATATCCCCTTATCTGATTATTCAAGTGAAAGATTATCAAACTTAAGCCAATTTCTATTAGGGTCCATTTGAGAAGAGTAGTTTCACATTTAGGGATATAGTGAAACTCCTATAGTTGGACTATTAAAATGCAAACCTATATTTGaattagagaaaaagaagaaacgtATGGATTTCAAATGATTCCTCGTATGTAGTTATTTCAAATACATTATGTCTAGTGCTTTACGGGTTTTCTACTAATTCAATCTTACTGTAATATCCAAACGCTTTCTTTTAAATCATTTCATCTAAAACTCAAATTCATGGACAAAATTAATACCCTTTCAACAAGTATACCTTATCAGGGTTTATGAGAACTGTGATACCAGGAACGCCTTTCTCTAAACCACCTTTGACCTGATTAGCTCTTGTCTTGAATGAATTGCATTGCTTGCTACAGAAAAGAAGCAAACACTAGTTAAAAAGAACAATAAGATGAAACTGCAAGTAGCAAAAACCAAATACTAACTGAAAAAGGCAAAAGCAAACCCAATATGGGCTATCCGGAAAAGGAAACGTACAATGGTTCCCTACTTTCAGATTTGCCAACTGGAGCATGTAAACATAAAGTCACTTGGAGTAAATATTGTTGTGCCTGATGGACACCTCAACAAAAACTGAGGACCAACTATCTACAAAATATTCCTCATACTCATTAAAACAGAAAAGGCAGCGGACTGCACAAGACACTCGCTAATGTGGGGTTTGGGACGACATGACATACACAGCCATACCT
The window above is part of the Prunus dulcis chromosome 1, ALMONDv2, whole genome shotgun sequence genome. Proteins encoded here:
- the LOC117614756 gene encoding fasciclin-like arabinogalactan protein 14 is translated as MEHRASSLLFFFFLAVFLAFFSSPSSVSAFNITKLLEKQSDFSNFNNLLSQTKLADEINRRSTITILAVDNGGVGGLSGESSGMAKNILSVHVVLDYYDQDKLKKIFKSNKSATLTTLFQSTGQARREQGFIKVSVNNGQISFESAAKGGNGNSVNFVKSVVSQPYNISVLQVGSIINVPDMESSSSGPASSPKSAKAPSPSKSKKDDSDDEAPSSSDEAPAPSKHKGKGKGNDKSSPPVSADSPSDSTAPTPSAPAPSAASRTREIMAVGAGVVIMGLVSLLAA
- the LOC117613162 gene encoding fasciclin-like arabinogalactan protein 14; the encoded protein is MENKASTILCLALLFIVFSSSASAFDITKLLEKQSEFSNFNTYLKETKLGEQINSSSTITVLAVGNGAISSLAGKSQDVVKKILSAHVILDYYDEQKLTKLAKSSKVTTLTTMFQSSGQAQNQQGFINTGIINEGELAFGSAAKGSKLNAKLVKSVVSQPFNISVLQVSELIDIPDIAASSPAGSPKSSPSPSKAPSSSSDDEAPSASPKSSKSKAPTSSDETTSSSPPVPDEAGSSTAPAPAPAPSAASRVEMAVGAGVMIGLASLLVA